Proteins from one Embleya scabrispora genomic window:
- a CDS encoding ABC-F family ATP-binding cassette domain-containing protein translates to MSIPTAPAIVCSALSFAWPDGTPVCTDLDLSIGGGRTGLVGVNGAGKSTLLKLIAGELRPTAGTIGLAGDLGYLPQHLPLDADRRVDDVLGIADTRAALHAIEAGDADVRHFDTIGDDWDVEERARAQLDRLGLPHVDLDRTVGTLSGGESVLLGLAALLLRRPEILLLDEPTNNLDASARERLYDAVSRYPGVLVAVSHDRVLLDLVDRIVELLPDRARTHSGNLSSYLDILEQERETAERLVRVAQTDVRKQKRELAEAQIRLARRQRTGRKAQLEGGLPKIVAGNLKRGAEVSAGKLRGTHEGRLDDAKSRLSEARDAVREDKEIRIELPETEVPAGRTVLTVEGLNTADALYGPHGVDLIVRGPERIALVGDNGSGKTTLLRLLTGAEQPAEGTVRINVEGVRHLPQRLDILDDDATVLANVRRFAPEATDAELRGRLARFLFRGNRPEQRVGTLSGGERFRAVLAALLSADPPPHLLILDEPTNNLDLASVRQLEQALNAYRGALVVVSHDRPFLDGIGITRELTLRRGEGFAVPAPQGDAETAEDAPVE, encoded by the coding sequence ATGTCCATTCCGACCGCACCCGCGATCGTCTGCTCCGCCCTGTCCTTCGCCTGGCCCGACGGCACCCCCGTCTGCACCGACCTGGATCTGTCCATCGGCGGCGGGCGCACCGGCCTGGTCGGCGTCAACGGCGCGGGCAAATCCACCCTGCTCAAGCTGATCGCGGGCGAACTGCGCCCCACCGCCGGGACGATCGGCCTCGCCGGCGACCTCGGCTACCTGCCGCAACACCTCCCGCTGGACGCCGACCGGCGCGTGGACGACGTGCTCGGCATCGCCGACACGCGGGCCGCGCTGCACGCGATCGAGGCCGGCGACGCCGACGTCCGGCACTTCGACACCATCGGCGACGACTGGGACGTCGAGGAACGCGCGCGGGCCCAACTCGACCGGCTCGGCCTGCCGCACGTCGACCTCGACCGCACCGTCGGCACCCTGTCCGGCGGCGAGTCGGTGCTGCTCGGGCTGGCCGCGCTGCTGCTGCGCCGGCCGGAGATCCTGCTCCTGGACGAGCCGACCAACAACCTCGACGCGTCCGCGCGCGAGCGGCTGTACGACGCGGTGAGCCGGTACCCGGGGGTGCTCGTCGCGGTCAGCCACGACCGGGTGCTGCTCGATCTGGTCGACCGGATCGTCGAGTTGTTGCCGGACCGGGCGCGTACCCACAGCGGCAACCTCAGCTCCTACCTCGACATCCTGGAGCAGGAGCGGGAGACCGCCGAGCGGCTGGTCCGGGTCGCCCAGACCGACGTGCGCAAGCAGAAGCGCGAGTTGGCCGAGGCCCAGATCCGGCTGGCCCGCCGACAGCGCACCGGCCGCAAGGCCCAATTGGAGGGCGGCCTCCCCAAGATCGTGGCCGGCAACCTCAAACGCGGCGCCGAGGTCTCCGCCGGCAAGCTCAGGGGCACTCACGAGGGCCGCCTCGACGACGCCAAAAGCCGATTGTCCGAGGCCAGGGACGCGGTCCGGGAGGACAAGGAGATCCGGATCGAACTGCCCGAGACCGAGGTGCCGGCCGGCCGCACGGTGCTCACCGTCGAGGGCCTGAACACGGCGGACGCGCTCTACGGCCCGCACGGCGTGGACCTGATCGTGCGCGGCCCGGAACGCATCGCCCTGGTCGGCGACAACGGTTCGGGCAAGACCACCCTGCTCCGCCTGCTCACCGGCGCGGAGCAACCGGCCGAGGGCACCGTCCGGATCAACGTCGAAGGGGTGCGCCACCTGCCCCAGCGGCTGGACATCCTCGACGACGACGCCACCGTCCTGGCCAACGTGCGCCGCTTCGCGCCCGAGGCGACCGACGCGGAACTGCGCGGCCGGCTGGCCCGCTTCCTGTTCCGGGGCAACCGCCCCGAGCAGCGGGTCGGCACGCTCTCCGGCGGCGAACGATTCCGCGCCGTCCTGGCCGCCCTGCTGTCCGCCGACCCGCCGCCGCACCTGCTGATCCTCGACGAGCCGACGAACAACCTGGACCTGGCGTCGGTGCGCCAACTCGAACAGGCCCTGAACGCCTATCGGGGCGCACTGGTCGTGGTCAGCCACGACCGCCCGTTCCTGGACGGGATCGGGATCACCCGGGAGCTGACCCTGCGCCGCGGCGAGGGCTTCGCCGTCCCCGCCCCGCAGGGCGACGCCGAGACCGCGGAGGACGCGCCGGTGGAGTAG
- the soxR gene encoding redox-sensitive transcriptional activator SoxR has product MLTGTDLLTVGQMTARSGFAASALRYYEAEGLITASRTTGGQRRYERHILRRLAFIRAAQNIGLSLEEIRSALSNLPEGRTPTPADWAKISRAWRGRLEEEIEALVRLRDGLEQCIGCGCLSMKRCRISNPDDQAARYGSGAVTLPELLREDRRHPHG; this is encoded by the coding sequence GGGCAGATGACCGCGCGCAGCGGATTCGCGGCATCCGCGCTGCGCTACTACGAGGCCGAGGGCCTGATCACCGCGAGCCGCACGACGGGCGGGCAGCGCCGGTACGAGCGGCACATCCTGCGCCGGCTGGCCTTCATCCGCGCGGCGCAGAACATCGGCCTGTCCCTGGAGGAGATCCGGTCGGCGCTGAGCAATCTCCCGGAGGGCCGCACGCCCACCCCCGCCGACTGGGCCAAGATCAGCCGGGCCTGGCGCGGTCGTCTGGAGGAGGAGATCGAGGCTTTGGTACGGCTGCGTGACGGTCTGGAGCAGTGCATCGGCTGCGGGTGCCTGTCGATGAAGCGCTGCCGGATCTCCAACCCCGACGACCAGGCCGCCCGCTACGGCTCCGGCGCGGTGACGCTGCCGGAACTGCTGCGCGAGGACCGGCGCCACCCCCACGGCTGA
- a CDS encoding pyridoxamine 5'-phosphate oxidase family protein produces MTSWAEFEKAEPEFAATVRERFGMYKHHVLGTLRRDGSPRLTGLEADFRFEQMWLGMMPDSLKARDLLRDPRFSLFANPGEGAEMTHGDVRVSGRAIEEVDEALKERYVAETNAPTPFHLFRVELGEVSAVGLEGQEIVVRNWRPGAPVRAIRRGNDAESARAEG; encoded by the coding sequence ATGACGAGTTGGGCGGAGTTCGAGAAGGCCGAACCGGAGTTCGCGGCGACGGTGCGCGAGCGGTTCGGGATGTACAAACACCACGTGCTGGGCACGCTGCGTCGGGACGGCTCGCCGCGGTTGACCGGTCTGGAGGCCGACTTCCGGTTCGAGCAGATGTGGCTGGGCATGATGCCGGATTCGCTCAAGGCGCGCGACCTGCTGCGCGACCCGAGGTTCTCGCTGTTCGCCAACCCGGGGGAGGGGGCCGAGATGACGCACGGCGACGTCCGGGTGAGCGGGCGCGCGATCGAGGAGGTCGACGAGGCGCTCAAGGAGCGATACGTCGCGGAGACCAACGCGCCCACCCCGTTCCACCTGTTCCGGGTCGAACTGGGCGAGGTGAGCGCGGTCGGGCTCGAGGGGCAGGAGATCGTGGTCCGGAACTGGCGGCCGGGCGCGCCGGTGCGGGCGATCCGGCGGGGCAACGACGCGGAGTCGGCGCGCGCGGAGGGGTGA
- a CDS encoding YoaK family protein: protein MRETLRDAKHTLLPPHDDPHAPLPPLLIVLTVVTGLVDALSYLELGRVFVANMTGNVVFTGFALAGAPGLSVTASLAALGAFLVGAAGGGRLGVVFGARRVRLLWVGASVQAALLAAALIVAASAHGLGTGERYTLILLLGLAMGLQNAVARRLAVPDLTTTVLSQTLTGLAADIRRLGGTGSRAGRRLLSALAMALGAFTGAILVLRVHVLIAFAAPLALLIGTAAVAYRFDLRERREPRADETV, encoded by the coding sequence ATGCGCGAGACGCTTCGAGACGCCAAACACACGCTGCTGCCGCCGCACGACGACCCGCACGCCCCGCTGCCGCCGCTGCTGATCGTGCTCACCGTGGTCACCGGCCTGGTGGACGCGCTCAGCTATCTCGAACTGGGCCGGGTGTTCGTCGCGAACATGACCGGCAACGTGGTCTTCACCGGTTTCGCGCTGGCCGGCGCCCCCGGCCTGTCGGTGACCGCCTCGCTCGCCGCGCTCGGCGCGTTCCTGGTCGGCGCGGCCGGCGGCGGCCGACTGGGCGTGGTCTTCGGCGCGCGCCGCGTACGCCTGCTGTGGGTCGGCGCCTCGGTACAGGCCGCCCTGCTCGCCGCGGCCCTGATCGTCGCCGCCTCGGCGCACGGCCTGGGCACCGGCGAGCGGTACACCCTGATCCTGCTGCTCGGCCTGGCCATGGGCCTGCAGAACGCGGTGGCCCGCCGACTGGCCGTCCCGGACCTGACCACCACCGTGTTGTCCCAGACGCTGACCGGCCTGGCCGCCGACATCCGCCGACTCGGCGGCACCGGATCCCGGGCGGGCCGCCGGTTGCTCTCCGCGCTCGCGATGGCACTGGGCGCGTTCACCGGCGCGATCCTCGTCCTGCGCGTGCACGTGCTGATCGCGTTCGCCGCGCCGCTCGCCCTGCTGATCGGCACCGCCGCCGTCGCCTACCGCTTCGACCTGCGGGAGCGGCGCGAGCCGAGAGCCGACGAAACCGTTTGA